From the genome of Thermofilaceae archaeon, one region includes:
- a CDS encoding MFS transporter, whose translation MSKSDSSGGMRNVYSLGFVSLFTDISTEMVMGYLPIFAVQELGASRAFLGLIEGVGELANYLLRIVSGFFSDRLGRRKPLVLAGYALSAVSKPMFAFARTPTDALVVRASDRAGKGLRTAPRDALISQSVKESAMGRAFGLHRTLDQTGAIVGPLLATLLLPLVGPRHLFLLSFIPAAVALLILLLFVTDVRTQPREGNLLRGARSLLRGDFPLLLLAFGLFGLGFYDFSFVLVRSSELGVAGELVPLVYLGLNLFHSMVGYPIGILSDRVGREPLLALSLLLFSASSIAMAYASGLPAVLLLVLLYGLFFGMHETLYRAVIPHFAPSELRGTAYGLFYLVYGPATLLGMTLVGYLWDEYGRALAFTYSAVIGLVSAALLSVLFLRARRSRGP comes from the coding sequence ACCGACATTTCGACTGAGATGGTGATGGGCTACCTCCCCATCTTCGCGGTCCAAGAGCTCGGGGCTTCAAGGGCTTTCCTCGGCCTAATCGAGGGGGTTGGGGAGCTGGCAAACTACCTGCTCCGCATAGTCAGCGGCTTCTTCTCAGATCGGCTGGGGAGGCGTAAGCCATTGGTGCTCGCCGGGTACGCGCTATCGGCGGTCTCAAAGCCGATGTTCGCGTTCGCCCGCACCCCCACCGACGCCTTGGTCGTGAGGGCCTCCGATAGGGCTGGGAAGGGGCTGCGCACCGCACCTAGGGACGCGCTCATCAGCCAGTCCGTGAAGGAGAGCGCCATGGGTAGGGCTTTCGGGCTTCACCGGACGCTCGACCAGACCGGGGCGATCGTCGGGCCCCTACTAGCTACCCTGCTGCTACCCCTGGTAGGCCCGCGCCACCTCTTCCTCCTCTCCTTCATCCCCGCAGCGGTGGCCCTCCTGATCCTCCTGCTCTTCGTCACCGACGTGAGAACCCAGCCGAGGGAGGGGAACCTGCTTCGGGGGGCGCGCTCCCTACTGAGGGGCGACTTCCCCCTCCTACTGCTCGCCTTCGGCCTCTTCGGGCTCGGGTTCTACGACTTCTCCTTCGTCCTCGTCCGATCGTCGGAGCTCGGAGTTGCAGGGGAGCTCGTCCCCCTCGTCTACCTGGGCCTCAACCTCTTCCACTCGATGGTGGGCTACCCGATCGGCATCCTCTCCGACAGGGTCGGTAGGGAGCCGCTGCTCGCCCTCTCCCTCCTCCTCTTCTCCGCCTCTTCGATCGCCATGGCTTACGCCTCAGGCCTACCCGCCGTCCTCCTGCTCGTACTCCTCTACGGCCTCTTCTTCGGCATGCACGAGACCCTGTACAGGGCCGTCATCCCCCACTTCGCGCCGAGCGAGCTTAGGGGGACGGCCTACGGGCTCTTCTACCTGGTCTACGGGCCCGCCACGCTGCTCGGCATGACGCTCGTCGGGTACCTCTGGGACGAGTACGGGAGAGCGCTCGCCTTCACCTACAGCGCTGTAATCGGTTTAGTCAGCGCCGCCCTGCTGAGCGTTCTGTTCCTGAGGGCTAGGCGGAGCCGAGGGCCTTGA
- a CDS encoding flavodoxin domain-containing protein, whose translation MGQERVRILVIYDSWTGNVEKMAHAVAEGAQEAGAEVKVVKVDDVNVDEVPEYDGYAFGTPTHCGTMSYKMNYFFNKQLIKYWGRLRYKVAVAFTSSGGLGGGNEMALLSLISTILNFGMLTFGVPDYVAPGVTLHYGAVAIGSPDENSLKACRLLGGKLVEHARVVKAGLKALGSA comes from the coding sequence ATGGGACAGGAGAGGGTTAGGATTTTAGTGATCTACGATAGTTGGACGGGGAATGTTGAGAAGATGGCGCACGCGGTTGCCGAGGGGGCTCAGGAGGCTGGTGCTGAAGTGAAGGTCGTTAAAGTGGACGACGTTAACGTGGACGAGGTGCCGGAGTACGACGGCTACGCGTTCGGGACGCCGACGCACTGCGGCACGATGAGCTACAAGATGAACTACTTCTTCAACAAGCAGCTAATCAAGTACTGGGGCAGGCTCCGGTACAAGGTCGCCGTTGCGTTCACCTCGTCCGGAGGCCTGGGGGGCGGCAATGAAATGGCTCTCCTGTCGCTCATATCGACCATCCTCAACTTCGGGATGCTGACGTTCGGAGTCCCCGACTACGTCGCACCCGGAGTCACGCTGCACTACGGCGCAGTCGCGATCGGCTCGCCCGACGAGAACTCGCTCAAAGCCTGCAGGCTGCTGGGCGGAAAGCTGGTTGAGCACGCGCGCGTGGTCAAGGCGGGTCTCAAGGCCCTCGGCTCCGCCTAG